A window of Luteolibacter flavescens contains these coding sequences:
- a CDS encoding phospholipase D-like domain-containing protein yields the protein MKIRSSDLLLIGATAAISIAATIFGKNFIAGEKKIKRRIRHLYGVHDPQFERAMSQLLGPPILDGNKVEALHNGEAIFPAMLAAIESAQRTITFETFIYWDGLISQKFAEALSRKARQGVRVHVLIDGVGCNCLDAASLRQMREAGVELEIYHIANLARANHRTHRKLLVIDGKLGFTGGVGIADEWDGDARGPDEWRDSHYRVEGPVVAQMQAAFLDNWMKTRAVVLHGDDYFPHLEKKGSHRCQMFKSSPMEGSESARLMFNLSITSARESVKIGNAYFVPDDLTTAALIEAAARGVRVTILVPGSQIDSQLVHHASRNRWGELLRHGIKVYEFQPSMYHCKCMIIDDLWTSVGSANFDNRSFRLNDEANLSVIDEGFARDASAKFDEDLARSREFILEDWESRDLATKASDWVVSLTRSQL from the coding sequence ATGAAAATTCGTAGCTCGGATCTCCTGTTGATCGGCGCAACTGCCGCCATATCAATCGCTGCCACCATCTTCGGGAAGAATTTCATCGCGGGGGAGAAGAAGATCAAACGCCGGATCCGCCATCTTTACGGCGTTCATGATCCACAATTCGAGCGTGCGATGAGCCAGCTCCTGGGGCCACCCATCCTCGATGGGAACAAGGTCGAGGCTCTCCACAACGGGGAAGCCATCTTTCCGGCCATGCTCGCTGCCATCGAGAGCGCTCAGCGCACGATCACCTTCGAGACATTCATCTACTGGGACGGCCTGATATCGCAGAAGTTTGCGGAAGCCCTCTCCCGCAAGGCCCGGCAGGGAGTCAGGGTCCATGTGCTGATCGATGGCGTCGGCTGCAACTGCCTCGATGCCGCCTCGCTGAGGCAGATGCGCGAGGCCGGCGTGGAGCTGGAGATCTACCACATCGCGAACCTCGCCCGCGCCAATCACCGGACCCACCGCAAGCTGCTTGTAATCGATGGCAAGCTTGGCTTCACCGGCGGAGTCGGGATTGCCGATGAATGGGATGGCGATGCACGCGGGCCGGATGAGTGGCGGGATTCTCACTATCGTGTGGAGGGCCCCGTCGTGGCGCAGATGCAGGCTGCCTTCCTGGACAACTGGATGAAAACCCGCGCCGTCGTCCTTCATGGGGATGACTACTTTCCTCACTTGGAGAAGAAGGGTTCCCACCGTTGCCAGATGTTCAAGAGTTCGCCGATGGAGGGCAGCGAGAGCGCGAGGCTCATGTTCAATCTCTCCATCACCTCGGCACGGGAGTCCGTGAAGATCGGGAATGCCTACTTCGTTCCGGACGATCTCACCACTGCCGCGCTCATAGAGGCGGCGGCGCGCGGTGTCCGGGTCACGATCCTCGTGCCCGGTTCGCAGATCGATTCACAACTGGTCCACCACGCCTCCCGCAATCGCTGGGGCGAGCTGCTGCGCCACGGCATCAAGGTCTATGAATTCCAGCCCTCCATGTATCACTGCAAGTGCATGATCATCGATGATCTGTGGACATCCGTGGGCTCGGCCAACTTCGACAACCGCTCGTTCCGCCTGAACGATGAGGCAAACCTCAGCGTGATCGATGAAGGCTTCGCCCGCGATGCCTCCGCCAAGTTTGATGAAGACCTGGCGAGGTCGCGGGAGTTCATCTTGGAAGATTGGGAGTCACGTGATCTTGCGACGAAGGCCTCGGATTGGGTCGTGTCGCTGACCCGCTCCCAGCTCTAG
- the gyrA gene encoding DNA gyrase subunit A, which produces MSQDSIKPINVAEELSSSFLEYSMSVIISRALPDVRDGLKPSQRRVLYAMRQLGVTPGKAHVKCAKIVGETMGNYHPHGDQSIYTTLVNMGQPWSMREMLVDGQGNFGSVEGDAAASMRYTEARLHHLGMAMMEDLDKDTVDFQPNYDGSLEEPSVLPSAFPNFLVNGGTGIAVGMATNLAPHNLGEVIDGICAQIDNPEITLPELMQYIKGPDFPVSCEIRGIRGIEEYFRTGRGSMRLRGKVEIEENENGKSLIVIREVPYGVNRAVLQERIAELVNEKALTGISGMRDLSDEETRIEIELKRDARAQVVVAQLFKLTALETSFSVNMLAIHKNRPKQLSLKEVIDAYIEHRREVVIRRTRFLLGKAEERAELLEAFLLALGHLDDFIKIIRDSKNRDEARERLAAYQFSTATAEGLGILIRSQAAVQGDRYVFSERQVNAILELRLYQLTGLERDKVKGEYDEILETIKDLLDILAREERVLNIIKDELRAIREKHATPRKCPILAEAGEIAMEELIANDAMIVTLSHRGYVKRTPATEYRLQGRGGKGLKGMETKATAKDEADDFIEHLFSVQAHDYLLFFTNTGRVYVERVYGLPEGSRTSTGRSIKNVLDLKPDEKIAALLRLERATDENGNDVTFREDAGYIFFATRNGKVKKTALNDFRNYRKAGLTAINLDEGNDLIGVNLTTGDNEIILVTRDGMSIKFTEGVYKKPQGEPEDGEEPESEEEASEDEGRPQIRPQGRATAGVTGIRLRKDDYVVGMAIVSEETMLLVASENGLGKRTAFSSYRSLRRGGLGVKTLNVTDKTGKVVSAVAVTEEDELMLMTSTGQSIRIKVGGEKGIRETGRVAQGVKLLTLKEGEKLQDVAIVIPDGEDAVGEDSAALAGDESSSDAGTVSGESTAADGDAPDSGDES; this is translated from the coding sequence ATGTCTCAAGATTCGATCAAACCCATCAACGTCGCCGAGGAGCTTTCCAGCTCGTTCCTCGAGTACTCGATGTCGGTCATCATTTCGCGCGCGCTTCCGGATGTGCGCGACGGCCTGAAGCCTTCCCAGCGCCGCGTGCTCTATGCGATGCGCCAGCTCGGCGTGACGCCCGGCAAGGCCCACGTGAAGTGCGCGAAGATCGTCGGTGAGACGATGGGTAACTACCACCCGCACGGCGACCAATCCATCTACACCACCCTCGTGAACATGGGCCAGCCATGGTCGATGCGCGAGATGCTCGTGGACGGGCAGGGGAACTTCGGCTCGGTGGAAGGCGATGCCGCGGCATCCATGCGATACACCGAGGCGCGCCTGCACCACCTGGGCATGGCGATGATGGAGGACCTCGACAAGGACACCGTCGACTTCCAGCCGAACTACGACGGCTCGCTGGAGGAGCCCTCGGTGCTCCCGTCCGCTTTCCCGAATTTCCTCGTCAATGGCGGCACCGGCATCGCCGTCGGCATGGCGACGAACCTCGCCCCGCACAACCTGGGCGAAGTCATCGACGGCATCTGCGCGCAGATCGACAATCCCGAGATCACGTTGCCGGAGCTGATGCAGTACATCAAGGGGCCGGACTTCCCCGTGTCCTGCGAGATCCGCGGCATCCGCGGCATCGAGGAATACTTCCGCACTGGGCGCGGCTCCATGCGCCTCCGCGGCAAGGTGGAGATCGAGGAAAACGAGAACGGCAAGTCGCTCATCGTCATCCGCGAGGTCCCCTACGGCGTGAACCGCGCCGTGCTGCAGGAGCGCATCGCGGAGCTGGTGAATGAAAAGGCGCTCACCGGCATCTCCGGCATGCGTGACCTTTCCGACGAGGAGACGCGCATCGAGATCGAGCTGAAGCGCGACGCCCGCGCGCAGGTCGTGGTCGCGCAGCTCTTCAAGCTCACCGCGCTGGAGACGTCCTTCAGCGTGAACATGCTGGCGATTCACAAGAACCGCCCGAAGCAGCTTTCGCTGAAGGAGGTCATCGACGCCTACATCGAGCACCGCCGCGAGGTCGTCATCCGCCGCACACGCTTCTTGCTGGGCAAGGCGGAAGAACGCGCCGAGCTGCTGGAGGCCTTCCTTCTCGCGCTGGGCCACCTCGATGACTTCATCAAGATCATCCGCGACTCGAAGAACCGCGACGAGGCCCGCGAACGCCTCGCCGCCTATCAATTCTCCACCGCCACCGCCGAGGGGCTGGGCATCCTCATCCGCTCGCAGGCCGCCGTGCAGGGAGACCGCTATGTCTTCAGCGAGCGCCAGGTGAATGCCATCCTCGAGCTGCGTCTCTATCAGCTCACCGGCCTGGAGCGCGACAAGGTGAAGGGCGAGTACGACGAGATCCTCGAGACCATCAAGGACCTGCTCGACATCCTCGCCCGCGAGGAGCGCGTGCTGAATATCATCAAGGACGAGCTCCGCGCGATCCGCGAAAAGCACGCCACCCCGCGCAAGTGCCCCATCCTCGCCGAGGCCGGCGAGATCGCGATGGAAGAGCTCATCGCCAATGACGCGATGATCGTCACCCTCTCGCACCGCGGCTACGTGAAGCGCACCCCGGCCACCGAGTACCGCCTGCAGGGCCGCGGCGGCAAGGGCCTGAAGGGCATGGAGACAAAGGCCACCGCGAAGGACGAGGCCGACGATTTCATCGAGCATCTCTTCAGTGTCCAGGCGCACGATTACCTGCTCTTCTTCACGAATACCGGCCGCGTCTATGTCGAGCGCGTCTATGGCCTGCCCGAGGGCTCGCGCACCTCGACGGGCCGCAGCATCAAGAACGTCCTCGACCTGAAGCCCGACGAGAAGATCGCCGCGCTGCTGCGCCTCGAGCGCGCGACCGATGAGAATGGCAACGACGTGACCTTCCGCGAGGACGCCGGCTACATCTTCTTCGCCACCCGCAATGGCAAGGTGAAGAAGACCGCGCTGAATGACTTCCGCAACTACCGCAAGGCCGGCCTCACCGCCATCAACCTCGACGAGGGCAATGACCTCATCGGCGTGAATCTCACCACGGGTGACAACGAGATCATCCTCGTCACCCGTGATGGCATGAGCATCAAGTTCACCGAAGGCGTTTACAAGAAGCCCCAGGGAGAGCCCGAGGATGGTGAGGAGCCGGAGTCGGAAGAAGAAGCCTCTGAAGACGAGGGCAGGCCGCAAATCCGTCCGCAAGGCCGCGCGACCGCCGGTGTCACGGGCATCCGCCTGCGGAAAGATGACTATGTCGTCGGCATGGCGATCGTTTCGGAGGAGACGATGCTACTCGTCGCCTCGGAAAACGGTCTCGGCAAGCGCACCGCCTTCTCCAGCTATCGCTCCCTCCGCCGCGGCGGCCTGGGTGTGAAGACGCTCAACGTCACCGACAAAACTGGCAAGGTCGTCAGCGCTGTCGCCGTCACCGAGGAAGACGAGCTCATGCTCATGACCTCCACCGGCCAGAGCATCCGCATCAAGGTCGGCGGTGAAAAGGGCATCCGCGAGACCGGCCGTGTCGCCCAGGGCGTGAAGCTCCTCACGCTGAAGGAAGGCGAGAAGCTCCAGGACGTCGCCATCGTCATCCCTGACGGTGAGGACGCTGTCGGCGAAGACTCCGCGGCCCTCGCGGGCGACGAGTCATCCTCGGATGCGGGCACCGTTTCCGGTGAATCCACCGCCGCCGATGGAGATGCCCCGGACAGCGGGGACGAGTCCTGA
- the gyrB gene encoding DNA topoisomerase (ATP-hydrolyzing) subunit B: MSEEHQEPEKADTNVSGDQEYSAAQIDKLEGLEAVRKRPGMYIGDPDERGLHHCVFEVLDNSIDEHLAGYCDRIRVSIHVDGSISVADNGRGIPVDVHPKFGIPAVELVLTNLHAGGKFGQGAYKYSGGLHGVGAKCVNALSDWFKAEVYRDGKVHAISFERGKTTLPLHVVGEVDAKRTGTTITFFPDATIFVDTIEFQFDRLSTRMRELAFLNPGLTIDLEDERPESARKTSFFYAKGIVEFVNELGKSKTVIHDEPVSISGKRQIEIDYDGKQSQEDVFADIVFQYNDSYNDQILCFANSIPNADGGTHLTGFRTALTRGINQYAKANKILKEKDVALTGDDVREGLVCVISVKMPSPRFSSQTKGKLVNSEIEGVVSSIVYEGLVQYFDENPALAKKVIEKSLNAARAREAARKARETVRKSALSGGGLPGKLADCSERDPAKSELYIVEGDSAGGSAKQGRDRRTQAILPLRGKLINVEKARLHRALQNKEIQNLITAIGAGIGDGEQDGSFNIDKVRYHKVVIMTDADVDGSHIRTLLLTFFCRHMPELVKRGFLYIAQPPLYLVTRKKRSEYVQDNDQLNKILIELGSSEVELRTQDQSRSFSPEELKVILENLSALSRYSNSIEGNGGRFKEYLAARRDGKLPEYMIRVRIGNDESVLYFPDEVALRAYAAENRDLRLFDEPLTDEEAAAHTGPSRRANLHELHESHAIARIFSRLNESGIDTAKFSDDDTPLFELLEGDGEKQKIHPVFSLPEVLVRVLEIASRGVQIKRFKGLGEMNAKQLFETTMDPETRQFLRVRLDEDNAVEADKMFDVLMGDIVEPRKRFIEDNALNVRNLDV, from the coding sequence ATGTCCGAAGAGCATCAGGAGCCTGAAAAGGCCGATACGAACGTCAGCGGTGACCAGGAATACAGCGCCGCCCAGATCGACAAACTCGAAGGCTTGGAGGCCGTCCGCAAGCGGCCCGGCATGTACATCGGCGACCCCGACGAGCGCGGCCTGCACCACTGCGTTTTCGAGGTTCTCGACAATTCCATCGACGAGCACCTCGCGGGCTATTGCGACCGCATCAGGGTCTCGATCCATGTCGATGGCTCGATCTCCGTGGCTGACAATGGCCGCGGTATCCCGGTCGATGTTCACCCGAAATTCGGCATCCCGGCGGTCGAGCTGGTGCTGACGAACCTACACGCGGGCGGCAAGTTTGGCCAGGGCGCCTACAAGTATTCCGGCGGTCTGCACGGCGTGGGCGCGAAGTGCGTGAACGCTCTCTCGGATTGGTTCAAGGCGGAGGTCTATCGCGATGGGAAGGTCCACGCGATCTCCTTCGAGCGCGGCAAGACGACCCTGCCGCTGCACGTGGTGGGCGAGGTGGATGCGAAGCGCACCGGCACCACGATCACCTTCTTCCCGGACGCGACCATCTTCGTCGATACGATCGAGTTCCAGTTCGACCGGCTCTCGACGCGCATGCGCGAGCTCGCCTTCCTGAATCCCGGCCTGACTATCGACCTCGAGGACGAGCGCCCGGAGTCTGCACGAAAGACGTCCTTCTTCTACGCGAAGGGCATCGTGGAATTCGTGAACGAACTCGGGAAGAGCAAGACGGTCATCCACGACGAGCCCGTCAGCATTTCCGGCAAGCGCCAGATCGAGATCGACTACGACGGCAAGCAGTCGCAGGAGGATGTCTTCGCCGATATCGTCTTCCAGTACAACGACTCATACAACGACCAGATCCTCTGCTTCGCGAACTCGATTCCGAACGCGGACGGTGGCACTCACCTCACCGGCTTCCGCACGGCGCTGACCCGCGGCATCAACCAGTACGCGAAGGCGAACAAGATCCTGAAAGAGAAGGACGTGGCGCTGACCGGCGATGACGTTCGCGAGGGCCTCGTCTGCGTGATCTCCGTGAAGATGCCGAGCCCGCGCTTCTCCTCGCAGACGAAGGGCAAGCTGGTGAACTCGGAGATCGAGGGCGTCGTCTCCTCCATCGTCTATGAGGGCCTCGTCCAGTACTTCGACGAGAACCCGGCGCTGGCGAAGAAGGTCATCGAGAAATCGCTGAATGCCGCGCGTGCCCGTGAGGCCGCACGCAAGGCCCGCGAGACGGTGCGGAAGTCCGCGCTCTCCGGTGGCGGGCTGCCAGGCAAGCTGGCGGACTGCTCCGAGCGCGATCCGGCGAAGTCCGAGCTGTACATTGTCGAAGGTGACTCCGCAGGTGGCTCGGCCAAGCAAGGCCGGGACCGCCGCACGCAGGCCATCCTGCCGCTGCGCGGAAAGCTCATCAACGTGGAGAAGGCCCGCCTGCACCGCGCGCTGCAGAACAAGGAAATCCAGAACCTGATCACCGCCATCGGCGCGGGCATCGGCGATGGCGAGCAGGACGGCTCCTTCAATATCGACAAGGTCCGCTACCACAAGGTCGTCATCATGACCGATGCCGACGTGGACGGCTCGCACATCCGCACGCTGCTGCTGACCTTCTTCTGCCGCCACATGCCGGAGCTGGTGAAGCGCGGCTTCCTCTACATCGCGCAGCCGCCGCTCTACCTCGTCACGCGGAAGAAGCGGTCCGAATACGTTCAGGACAATGACCAGCTCAACAAGATCCTCATCGAGCTCGGCTCCAGCGAGGTGGAACTGCGCACGCAGGACCAGTCCCGCAGCTTCTCCCCGGAGGAGCTGAAGGTGATCCTGGAGAACCTGTCCGCGCTTTCACGCTACTCGAATTCCATCGAGGGCAATGGCGGCCGCTTCAAGGAATACCTCGCCGCGCGCCGCGACGGGAAGCTGCCGGAGTACATGATCCGCGTCCGAATCGGGAATGATGAGAGCGTGCTCTACTTCCCGGATGAAGTCGCGCTGCGTGCCTACGCCGCGGAGAACCGCGACCTGCGCCTCTTTGACGAGCCGCTGACGGATGAAGAGGCTGCCGCGCACACCGGCCCGTCCCGCCGCGCGAATCTCCACGAGCTGCACGAGTCGCACGCCATCGCGCGCATCTTCAGCCGCCTGAATGAGAGCGGCATCGATACCGCGAAGTTCTCCGATGACGACACGCCGCTCTTCGAACTCCTCGAAGGCGACGGCGAGAAGCAGAAGATCCATCCGGTCTTCTCGCTGCCCGAGGTGCTCGTTCGCGTCCTCGAGATCGCCAGCCGCGGCGTCCAGATCAAGCGATTCAAGGGTCTGGGCGAAATGAATGCCAAGCAGCTCTTCGAGACCACCATGGACCCGGAGACCCGCCAGTTCCTCCGCGTCCGCCTCGACGAGGACAATGCCGTGGAGGCCGACAAGATGTTCGACGTCCTCATGGGCGACATCGTCGAGCCGCGGAAGCGGTTCATCGAAGACAACGCGCTGAACGTCCGGAATCTCGACGTGTAA
- a CDS encoding beta strand repeat-containing protein — protein sequence MPLGGIATAATVDSAASGNWNATATWSGGVVPLPGAADTANILTGHTVLYTNGAPFAGLDGSNDFGVSNGNSININGGVLSQSEGGWWVRIGHKGVGTLNINDGRFHVTDSTGGGTNLQVGVEANGNGTIKVGDNTGAAGSAVLNLRDRVDLSPNVGAFTMNLAPSTGTVGVVTINSDGVLEGDQKTWNGTTIVLNPHIRIGQSTSDFQSVLTVNDGGKFNARGNVEVGAGGGAKGFLHLDGFPARMDMTDGELTVGFTGTGAMTVEDFAVFSRVNTVEARSDLYVGRNGTGNGTITIATGGEFRRETGANVGDLRIGFNGTGVLNVELDGLYYNASGNWDWLGQGTTGNGTVNVNGGTYEIAGASNLIVGLDGTGTYNHNSGTTNVSGIRAGVNNGTGLINVADGSFVVRGALFLGGDALNSLGTGSATMNQTGGEVLVAGSLVVGLAANHSATYNLTAGTASHTGSDISVGESGTGTLTIAAGATLNDSSTTAGQLFVGRNEGSNGTLIVNGTLTKTNGTFPIRVGNGNADGVDNTNGTGLLGGTGSISSDTGVRIGGHGTLTAGLTTTVGVLGITGNLSFTTGGKFHVDVDGATADRVNITGNVDLSGDNFTFNALTAPTAENYILAKYTGTLTGTPSGMSVPSGYALEHDATAKEIHLKKVTVGGGYSSFIAQFPGLSEADKLPGADPDGDGLSNLIEYAIAGMNPTAPDASPGTLANGILSFTKRASAVANGDVIYVIEESTTLGAQPDPWTAVSSYIANDATTISATIPVGSARHFARLSVTAN from the coding sequence ATGCCTCTGGGCGGCATCGCCACGGCGGCCACCGTGGACTCCGCCGCTTCGGGAAATTGGAATGCCACGGCGACCTGGTCCGGTGGCGTGGTCCCGCTCCCCGGAGCCGCTGATACCGCCAATATCCTCACGGGGCACACGGTGCTCTACACGAATGGAGCACCCTTCGCGGGCCTCGATGGGTCGAATGATTTCGGCGTGAGCAATGGGAATTCCATCAACATCAATGGCGGCGTGCTCAGCCAGTCTGAAGGTGGATGGTGGGTGCGCATCGGTCACAAGGGCGTGGGCACCCTCAATATCAATGACGGACGCTTCCACGTGACCGACTCCACCGGCGGCGGCACCAATCTCCAGGTGGGCGTGGAAGCCAATGGCAACGGCACCATCAAGGTCGGCGACAATACCGGGGCCGCCGGCAGCGCCGTGCTCAATCTCCGCGACCGCGTGGACCTGTCCCCGAATGTCGGCGCATTCACCATGAATCTCGCCCCCTCCACGGGAACGGTCGGCGTTGTCACCATCAACTCCGACGGCGTGCTCGAAGGCGACCAGAAGACATGGAACGGCACCACCATCGTCCTGAATCCCCATATCCGCATCGGGCAATCGACCTCCGATTTTCAGAGCGTCCTCACGGTGAATGACGGCGGGAAATTCAATGCACGGGGCAATGTCGAGGTTGGCGCGGGTGGCGGAGCCAAGGGCTTCCTCCATCTGGACGGCTTCCCGGCTCGCATGGACATGACGGACGGGGAGCTCACCGTCGGCTTCACCGGCACGGGAGCGATGACGGTGGAGGATTTCGCCGTCTTCTCCAGGGTCAATACCGTCGAAGCGAGATCCGATCTCTATGTCGGCCGGAATGGCACCGGCAACGGTACGATCACCATCGCCACCGGAGGTGAGTTCCGTCGCGAAACGGGGGCGAACGTCGGTGACCTGCGCATCGGCTTCAATGGCACCGGCGTCCTGAATGTCGAACTCGACGGCCTCTACTACAATGCCTCGGGCAACTGGGACTGGCTCGGCCAGGGCACCACCGGCAACGGAACGGTCAACGTGAACGGAGGCACTTACGAGATCGCCGGGGCCTCGAATCTCATCGTGGGCCTCGATGGTACGGGCACCTACAATCATAACAGCGGCACCACCAATGTCAGCGGGATCCGGGCCGGCGTGAACAACGGCACAGGTCTCATCAACGTCGCGGACGGCTCATTCGTCGTCCGTGGAGCGCTCTTCTTGGGAGGTGACGCGCTCAACAGCCTGGGAACCGGCTCCGCCACCATGAATCAGACCGGTGGCGAGGTCTTGGTCGCCGGTTCGTTGGTCGTGGGCCTCGCGGCGAACCACAGCGCCACTTACAATCTTACCGCTGGCACCGCATCGCACACCGGCTCGGACATCAGCGTCGGCGAATCCGGCACCGGCACGCTCACCATCGCGGCCGGGGCGACACTCAACGACTCCTCCACCACCGCCGGGCAGCTCTTCGTCGGACGGAATGAGGGATCGAATGGCACGCTGATCGTGAATGGCACGCTCACCAAAACCAATGGCACCTTCCCCATCCGCGTCGGGAACGGCAATGCGGACGGAGTGGACAACACCAACGGCACCGGCCTCCTGGGAGGCACTGGTAGCATCTCCTCAGATACCGGAGTGCGCATCGGCGGCCACGGCACGCTCACCGCAGGTCTCACCACCACCGTCGGCGTCCTCGGCATCACGGGAAACCTCTCCTTCACCACCGGTGGCAAGTTCCACGTGGACGTCGACGGCGCCACCGCCGACCGGGTGAATATCACCGGCAATGTCGATCTTTCCGGCGACAACTTCACCTTCAATGCCCTCACCGCACCAACTGCCGAGAACTACATCCTCGCCAAATATACCGGCACGCTGACCGGCACGCCCTCCGGCATGAGCGTCCCCTCCGGCTATGCTCTCGAGCACGACGCCACCGCCAAGGAGATCCACCTGAAGAAAGTCACCGTCGGCGGGGGCTACTCGTCCTTCATCGCGCAATTCCCCGGTCTCAGCGAGGCGGACAAGCTCCCGGGCGCGGACCCGGATGGCGACGGCCTCAGCAACCTGATCGAGTATGCCATCGCGGGGATGAATCCGACCGCGCCGGATGCGTCGCCGGGCACTCTGGCGAATGGCATCCTGAGCTTCACCAAGCGCGCGAGCGCCGTGGCCAATGGGGACGTCATCTATGTGATCGAGGAGTCCACCACCCTCGGTGCGCAGCCCGACCCATGGACCGCCGTCAGCTCCTACATCGCCAATGACGCCACGACCATCTCGGCCACCATCCCGGTAGGCTCGGCCCGGCACTTCGCCCGCCTGTCGGTCACCGCGAATTGA
- a CDS encoding ribonuclease D, translating into MSSPVLVHTSDDLAALLSRSGSSEICAIDTEADSLHRYRESLCLVQFSCGGENVLIDPLEIQDLAPLGTFLEGRTVWMHGADYDMTMLRRAFGTLPPAVYDTQIGARLLGVRRFGLADLVELYFGVVLSKSSQKADWGKRPLSPKMMEYALNDVHFLLPMGEKISAELKAKGRYEWFLESCDAARIKVLERDETRGEPWRIQGSGRLDRAGLNFLKSLWEWRDAEAASWDRPSFMVVTNRQLIDWSLALCSGKRIDIPPHYRPERRKRLMEVLDAARARPQEEWPEKPRGLRRRRDSEFDARVAALISARDAKAAELDIDGSLIAPRSIIESIAEGEAAPADVLLRWQRECLGMG; encoded by the coding sequence ATGTCTTCTCCAGTATTGGTTCACACGTCTGATGATCTTGCGGCATTGTTGAGCCGCTCGGGTAGCTCGGAGATTTGTGCCATCGATACCGAGGCGGATAGCCTCCACCGCTACCGTGAGTCGCTGTGTCTGGTGCAGTTTTCCTGCGGGGGTGAGAATGTGCTCATCGACCCCTTGGAAATCCAGGATCTCGCTCCGCTGGGGACCTTCCTCGAGGGGCGGACGGTGTGGATGCACGGCGCGGACTACGACATGACCATGCTGCGCCGGGCCTTTGGTACCTTGCCGCCGGCGGTGTATGATACCCAGATCGGCGCGCGCCTGCTCGGCGTGCGGCGCTTCGGCTTGGCGGATCTGGTGGAGCTTTACTTCGGTGTGGTGCTCTCGAAGTCGTCCCAAAAGGCGGACTGGGGCAAGCGCCCGCTCTCTCCGAAGATGATGGAGTACGCGCTGAATGACGTGCACTTCCTCCTGCCGATGGGAGAGAAGATCTCTGCGGAGTTGAAAGCGAAGGGCCGCTACGAGTGGTTCCTGGAGAGCTGCGATGCCGCCCGCATCAAGGTGCTGGAGCGCGACGAAACCCGTGGCGAGCCATGGCGCATTCAGGGCTCCGGGCGTCTCGACCGCGCGGGTCTGAATTTCCTGAAGTCACTCTGGGAGTGGCGCGACGCCGAGGCTGCCTCGTGGGATCGCCCGTCCTTCATGGTGGTGACAAACCGGCAGCTCATCGACTGGAGTCTCGCGCTCTGCTCCGGCAAGCGCATCGACATCCCGCCGCACTATCGCCCGGAGCGGCGGAAGCGCCTCATGGAGGTGCTGGATGCCGCGCGTGCGCGTCCGCAGGAGGAGTGGCCGGAGAAGCCGCGCGGCCTGCGCCGGCGTCGTGACTCGGAGTTTGACGCCCGTGTGGCGGCCCTAATTTCCGCCCGCGATGCGAAGGCCGCGGAGCTGGATATCGATGGTTCGCTGATCGCGCCCCGGTCCATCATCGAGTCGATTGCCGAGGGTGAAGCGGCCCCGGCGGACGTGCTTTTGCGCTGGCAGCGCGAGTGCCTCGGGATGGGCTGA